A window from Acropora palmata chromosome 14, jaAcrPala1.3, whole genome shotgun sequence encodes these proteins:
- the LOC141865367 gene encoding mucolipin-3-like isoform X2, with product MISGHRKMTSPVESPKNESANHYRERSAVRDSFLSNLGTVVEENHLSKSNNSDLSNEDSPLEQASCEQSETPTLNPIQEITSAPCPREVMKARIQYHFMNPLKKFRARRRKPWKLLLQIVKIVLVTVQICLFGFDRFSLVTFLENNQLALKHLFLKDYKNGQQGVEVYTRSQLYNYLHYAHEQYYQIRDVALGSYGYTKMVNGSEPPPMILCYSYYAAGGIENNTYIFNPRVQQDCIDLKPTFHHEHMTIKNDTFNLGRLRDVQMIFSLKTINLKDVKAWDRPNCYKFDVQIFFDNLKHDGRMPVQLLMNNNLSECKKGEIKGSSQLTTDIIKETLVVFDAIVIFICTVSLFLCGRSVYRSLKLAMKAAKFFKEDPLLEDFTFWDYREFVSLWFLLLMISDCLTIIGSVYKVAIDQRDSDYFNVCSLFLGIAVLLVWIGLLRFLSYFKNYNILLVTLKLATPSILRFFVCASLLFAGFMFCGWVVLGPFHRKFRTLTVTAECLYSMINGDDLFNTYVELTPRTPILTWIFSKVYLYTFISLFIYVVLSLFIGIIGDTYERIRDLRHLPESKIKKFIHEPANHGRSVQHRDSVQQTAPIVSETLATAQTRGVNGKHG from the exons ATGATAAGCGGCCACAGAAAAATGACTTCTCCTGTCGAATCTCCGAAGAATGAGAGTGCTAACCATTACAGGGAACGATCTGCAGTACGTGATTCATTTTTGAGCAATCTCGGAACTGTTGTTGAGGAAAATCATTTGAGCAAGAGCAACAACTCGGATCTCTCAAATGAAGATTCGCCTTTGGAACAAGCATCCTGCGAACAAAGTGAGACACCGACATTGAACCCCATACAGGAAATAACGTCAGCACCATGTCCACGAGAAGTTATGAAGGCAAGAATTCAATACCACTTCATGAACCCATTAAAGAAATTTCGAGCTAGACGGAGAAAACCATGGAAGCTGTTACTTCAGATTGTAAAAATTGTACTTGTCACTGTTCAG ATTTGTCTTTTTGGATTTGATCGATTTTCATTAGTGACATTCCTGGAAAACAATCAATTAGCTCTCAAACACCTGTTCCTCAAAGACTACAAAAATGGCCAACAAGGAGTGGAAGTGTACACAAGGTCACAGCTGTACAACTATTTACATTATGCTCATGAACAG TATTATCAGATCAGAGACGTGGCCCTTGGTTCGTATGGTTACACAAAAATGGTGAATGGTTCTGAGCCACCTCCAATGATCCTGTGTTACAGCTACTATGCTGCAGGAGGAATAGAAAATAACACCTACATCTTTAATCCTCGTGTCCAGCAAG ATTGCATCGATTTGAAGCCCACCTTTCACCATGAACACatgacaataaaaaatgacacCTTTAATCTGGGAAG GCTTCGTGATGTGCAGATGATATTCTCTCTGAAAACAATTAACTTAAAAGATGTCAAGGCCTGGGATAGGCCCAACTGCTATAAATTTGATGTTCAG attttctttgacaatttGAAACATGATGGGAGGATGCCTGTGCAGCTTTTAATGAACAACAATTTGTCAGAGTGCAAAAAAGGAGAGATAAAGGGATCAAGTCAATTAA CAACAGACATCATAAAAGAAACATTGGTTGTTTTTGATGCAATTGTCATCTTCATTTgcactgtttctttgtttctatGTGGAAGATCAGTTTACAGATCACTGAAATTGGCCATG aaAGCAGCAAAGTTTTTCAAGGAAGATCCATTATTAGAGGACTTTACTTTCTGGGATTATCGGGAGTTTGTCAGCTTATGGTTTCTTCTCTTAATGATAAGTGACTGCCTAACTATCATTGGCTCAGTATATAAAGTGGCCATTGATCAAAGG gataGCGATTACTTCAATGTATGTAGCCTTTTTCTGGGAATAGCTGTTCTCCTTGTTTGGATTGGTCTTCTCAGATTCCTGTCATATTTCAAGAATTATAAT ATACTGCTGGTCACACTGAAACTAGCCACTCCAAGTATACTTAGGTTCTTTGTTTGCGCATCTCTGCTGTTTGCAGGATTTATGTTTTGTGGATGGGTTGTTCTCGGGCCTTTTCACCGCAAG TTCAGGACATTAACTGTCACTGCAGAATGCCTTTACTCGATGATCAATGGAGATGACTTGTTTAACACATACGTTGAATTGACACCCAGGACCCCAATTCTGACATGGATCTTCAGCAAAGTTTATCTCTACACCTTTATCTCACTGTTCATATACGTTGTACTCAGTTTGTTCATCGGTATAATTGGAGATACATATGAAAGAATAAGG GACTTACGCCATCTCCCAGAATCAAAGATAAAGAAATTTATACATGAACCTGCAAATCATGGCAGATCGGTCCAGCATAGAGATTCTGTGCAGCAGACAGCACCGATCGTTTCAGAGACCCTTGCCACAGCACAGACCAGAGGAGTGAATGGAAAACATGGGTAA
- the LOC141865996 gene encoding proteasome adapter and scaffold protein ECM29-like, with protein sequence MAGSSKDDLELLERVFLRVASAETDEQLERTVGTFLSPLLLKVASPHQDVKNKVVTLLTHLNKRLKSRPKIQLPVKSLLLQYQDASFPVFVSSFSILYLKMGFPRLAIETQVELAPMMINCLYGKPSPQQDCLLQLVLPVLGHIKIPDSPEGRLKMFQFREKSGHAQLLLDFLLDVLLMPYSTAPRQCTTAGSGSDTVTSEQSSGSDSQEIPPAMSEAALKRIRGDSPLEAHKLEQVKLGTLKFLASDLFQSSEVICHFLVATGDTRHSVVDAGDRELKLRITSSTDFENPKVVDKIIRIFQGTVLTPGLMQHGGQIPSELKRSSASIRLKQKLFPYLLRSRRAADQFPACLQIIFDSLFGKELNSKLRLYAVQFVHHVCQWSSDKVIATVGPVLLTGMTKLMEEDKQDPKLRRLAYTAIGKLAMRIPQLFCKDIALIQRLFQALCEEESETRLAVQEALSMMAPSYKNADSTTLAFIEALILNYVQRDTHQARLVAVQFANAVFPSTHISSRYVCLLAVADHKDDVKEEARRGLRFSQASDLTSTHIDKIDYILPVFPELVSFVAQKSVERLRSKSHYTAGSAAIPFTPLVYAQVLLYLQRCLEQAAGLTEENRIKNCILPSVASYIQKLLSGLTTEDFPTSPLGKYMELIKQALVPIGGADLHAVALCCLLQVVCVSPEKLAEMFHDQLDWIKSFTYSSRDDARRYAGQLFAVVICSMNKESFVKVIKELSKSVDSQLFEVQLGTLSTLGFVIARQIYNEKSKRKEQQTTVVEDMEVEFEDAKFTVPDLLSDCVEKIVKLVSSRNALISLSACNAIGEIGRNGPLPLSSGVELMDQDDFSSDEKEVITKLSVVEKLLDILQNAKDNKLKEHAAHALGFLLVGEEDFPHHKKLIDGLCESSQIRQVELHFTVGEALSCAGAGRQSDIAQDPWVVEQLKSTTCSGARNTMQELIGLIITKYSTSLIPYVRQASCIWLLSLVKYSGAHEVVQANLKEIQMVFMNMLGEANEITQEVASKGLGLVYEHGGGGNKDELVSMLVNTLMAGRRRNHSVVGDTKIFEEGELGKTPEGSSLSTYRELCSMATDLNQPDLIYKFMHLANHNALWNSRKGAAFGFSSIAAHSREQLEPYLPEIVPKLFRYQYDPDTKIQQAMASIWAALVPETKKTVDKYVNEILQDLMTSLGSNIWRVRQSSCMALSDLLSGRSVDDMLESLPRLWELSFRARDDIKESVRQSAEVACRTLSKVSIRICDVNQGKLGETAIALILPTLLHKGMTDNSAEEVRKISISTIVKISKNAGALLKPHIPLLVIALLESLSGLENQSMNYVSLQLHKSEEAQEKLEGFRIAASKTSPMMETINMCVQYVDGTVLPDLVPRLADLLRSGVGLRTKAGSASLVVSLSMHCSKDLTIFAGKLLNALLSGLSDRSPSVRRSYASAIGHLVKVAKDSSVEKLIDKIGNWYFEKEDEGLRLACGLTLQAISRYSSDVMKRHAAKALPAVFFAMNEKKNKQASGDSIWDEIWLENTPGTEAGIRLYLEEIVSITCNALTSKSWTTKAQAAATISIIAKKLGYSLSQPYLDQLLCALVSGLAGRTWTGKEALLSALSCVCVNCRKSIEESTLVEIDIEKILDATFKECRKENPTYKMAALKCFGEIVQDYSIDRFQQISELLFPIIAPEPKEEEEEENEPEDEEEKQQLVNQEFLVAAFDCLGQSWPKNVANTQDNHAVRFCLILKSALSVNTWKVQIVVLAAIKSFVERMDWTTGVLDDEGLERNHRIDMLRKLLAEFIPPVCESLEVKKYAAVRLGAVEVLEAVHSALQGNPCRFLLLSDDLKEHVLDSLKYIYSDKEPKIRDKATELKRKLLSNGS encoded by the exons ATGGCTGGCAGTTCAAAAGACGACCTTG AGCTCCTTGAGAGGGTATTCCTTCGTGTTGCCTCAGCTGAAACAGACGAACAACTTGAGAGAACAGTGGGAACATTTCTGAGCCCTCTCCTTCTAAAGGTCGCAAGCCCTCACCAAGATGTTAAAAATAAG GTGGTTACTTTACTGACCCATCTTAACAAGCGCTTGAAAAGCCGGCCAAAGATTCAGCTGCCAGTGAAGTCATTACTCTTACAGTATCAA GATGCTTCATTCCCTGTCTTTGTATCT AGCTTTTCCATTCTTTATCTGAAAATGGGTTTTCCTAGACTGGCAATAGAGACCCAAGTTGAGCTTGCACCAATGATGATAAACTGCCTATATGGTAAACCTTCACCTCAACAAGACTG CCTTCTTCAACTGGTTTTACCAGTATTGGGTCACATAAAAATTCCAGATTCCCCAGAGGGGAGACTAAAGATGTTCCAGTTCAGAGAGAAGTCAGGTCATGCCCAGTTATTACTGGATTTCCTTCTTGATGTTCTTCTGATGCCATACAG tacTGCACCAAGACAGTGCACTACTGCTGGATCTGGCTCAGACACAGTTACCTCTGAGCAATCCTCAGGCTCTGACTCCCAGGAAATTCCACCTGCGATGAGTGAAGCTGCTCTCAAGCGTATCAGAGGTGATTCACCTTTGGAAGCTCACAAGCTTGAACAG GTGAAACTTGGAACTCTCAAGTTTCTGGCGTCTGATTTATTTCAATCAAGTGAAGTCATATGCCATTTTTTAGTTGCTACTGGAGATACTAGACACAG TGTAGTAGATGCAGGTGATCGTGAACTAAAACTTAGAATAACCAG CTCTACAGACTTTGAGAATCCCAAAGTTGTTGACAAGATCATTAGAATCTTTCAAGGGACTGTACTGACACCAGGCTTGATGCAACAT GGAGGACAAATTCCATCGGAACTGAAGAGATCCTCAGCAAGTATACGattgaaacaaaagctttTTCCTTACCTCTTGAGATCCAGGAGGGCAGCAGATCAGTTTCCAGCATGTCTTCAG ATCATTTTTGACAGTTTGTTTGGTAAAGAGCTGAACAGCAAGTTAAGATTGTATGCTGTTCAATTTGTTCATCATGTGTGCCAGTGGAGCTCAGACAAAGTTATAGCAACGGTTGGACCCGTGCTTCTCACTGGAATGACAAAACTGATGGAAGAAGATAAACAG GACCCTAAACTAAGGCGGTTAGCATACACAGCAATTGGGAAACTGGCAAT GCGAATTCCACAGCTGTTTTGTAAAGATATTGCACTGATTCAGAGGCTCTTCCAGGCACTTTGCGAG gAAGAGTCTGAGACTCGTTTAGCAGTCCAAGAAGCCTTGTCTATGATGGCTCCATCCTACAAGAATGCTGATAGCACCACATTAGCTTTCATTGAGGCTCTGATCCTGAACTATGTTCAGCGG GATACCCACCAAGCAAGACTTGTTGCGGTCCAGTTTGCCAATGCTGTTTTTCCAAGCACTCACATCTCATCACGTTATGTGTGTTTGCTGGCTGTGGCTGATCA CAAAGATGATGTGAAAGAGGAAGCAAGAAGGGGATTGAGATTTTCTCAAGCTTCTGATCTAACTTCAACACACATTGATAAAATTGATTACATTCTTCCTGTGTTTCCTGAGTTGGTATCATTTGTAGCTCAAAAG TCTGTTGAGAGACTTAGAAGCAAGTCACACTACACCGCTGGATCAGCAGCAATCCCATTTACTCCACTTGTATATGCGCAG gtgCTCCTATATTTACAAAGGTGTCTGGAGCAGGCTGCAGGACTGACTGAAGAAAACAGAATTAAGAATTGCATTCTTCCATCAGTTGCATCATATATCCAAAAACTCTTATCTGGCCTGACCACTGAGG ACTTTCCAACAAGCCCTTTGGGGAAGTACATGGAACTCATAAAGCAAGCACTTGTACCTATAGGAG GTGCAGATCTCCATGCTGTTGCTCTGTGTTGCCTGCTGCAAGTTGTCTGTGTGTCACCTGAAAAGCTGGCAGAGATGTTTCATGATCAGCTTGACTGGATCAAG AGCTTCACATACTCCAGCAGAGATGATGCACGTCGTTATGCTGGACAATTGTTTGCAGTTGTGATATGCTCAATGAACAAAGAATCATTTGTGAAAGTGATTAAGGAATTGTCCAAATCTGTTGATAGCCAG TTATTTGAGGTACAACTTGGTACGCTGAGTACATTGGGCTTTGTTATAGCAAGGCAGATCTATAATGAGAaatcaaaaagaaaggaacaaCAGACCACAGTAGTGGAAGATATGGAAGTGGAGTTTGAAGATGCCAAATTTACAGTTCCGGATTTGTTAAGCGACTGTGTGGAAAAGATAG TTAAACTTGTCAGCAGCAGAAATGCTTTGATAAGCCTCTCAGCTTGTAATGCTATTGGTGAGATTGGTCGCAATGGGCCTCTTCCTCTTTCATCAGGGGTTGAATTGATGGACCaag ATGATTTCTCTTCAGATGAAAAAGAGGTCATTACGAAGTTGTCTGTAGTAGAAAAATTACTGGATATTCTACAGAATGCCAAAGACAATAAG TTAAAAGAGCATGCTGCACATGCTCTGGGATTCCTGTTGGTTGGAGAGGAGGACTTTCCACATCACAAGAAGCTGATTGATGGATTGTGTGAATCGTCACAG ATTCGTCAAGTTGAGCTGCATTTCACCGTAGGAGAGGCTCTGTCATGTGCAGGGGCAGGCAGACAGTCGGACATTGCTCAAGATCCATGGGTGGTGGAGCAGCTTAAAAGTACAACATGTAGTGGAGCTAGAAATACAATGCAAGAGCTGATTGGTTTGATCATCACCAAGTATTCAACAAGCTTAATACCTTATGTCCGCCAG gCTTCCTGTATCTGGCTGCTGTCGCTGGTGAAGTATTCAGGTGCTCATGAAGTAGTCCAG GCAAATCTCAAAGAGATTCAAATGGTCTTCATGAACATGTTGGGGGAAGCAAATG AGATCACTCAAGAAGTAGCTTCAAAGGGCCTGGGCCTAGTGTATGAACATGGTGGAGGAGGGAACAAGGATGAGTTAGTGTCCATGTTGGTCAATACATTAATGGCTGGCAGAAG ACGTAATCATTCTGTGGTAGGAGACACAAAGATCTTTGAAGAGGGTGAACTTGGAAAGACTCCAGAAGG GAGCAGTTTATCAACATACAGGGAGTTGTGCTCTATGGCAACTGATTTAAACCAGCCAGACCTTATATACAAGTTTATGCACCTTGCAAATCACAATGCTCTCTGGAATTCTCGAAAG GGTGCAGCATTTGGTTTTTCATCAATAGCAGCCCATTCCAGAGAACAGTTGGAGCCTTATCTTCCAGAAATTGTTCCAAAGTTGTTCAG GTATCAGTATGATCCCGACACGAAGATACAGCAGGCAATGGCCAGCATCTGGGCAGCACTTGTGCCAGAGACAAAGAAAACG GTGGATAAATACGTGAATGAAATACTGCAGGACTTAATGACAAGTTTAGGAAGCAACATTTGGAGAGTAAGACAATCAAG CTGCATGGCCCTCAGTGATCTTCTCAGCGGTCGATCAGTGGATGACATGCTCGAATCTCTGCCTAGGCTTTGGGAGCTGAGTTTCAGAGCGCGTGATGACATCAAG GAATCTGTGAGGCAATCAGCCGAAGTGGCTTGTAGGACATTGAGTAAG gtctccattcggATATGTGACGTAAATCAGGGAAAGTTAGGGGAGACCGCTATCGCGTTAATTTTACCCACGTTGTTGCACAAGGGAATGACTGACAACAGTGCAGAAGAGGTCAGGAAAATAAG CATTTCGACAATAGTGAAGATCAGCAAAAATGCG GGAGCCTTGCTGAAGCCGCATATTCCGTTGCTGGTTATTGCCCTTTTGGAATCACTAAGTGGATTGGAAAATCAG TCCATGAACTATGTTAGTCTCCAACTCCACAAAAGCGAGGAAGCACAGGAGAAA CTTGAAGGTTTCCGAATCGCTGCTTCAAAGACGTCGCCTATGATGGAAACAATCAACATG tgTGTTCAATATGTTGATGGTACTGTGCTCCCAGATCTAGTACCAAGACTCGCCGATCTTCTACGATCAGGGGTTGGCCTGAGAACAAAG GCTGGAAGTGCTAGTTTGGTGGTCTCTCTATCCATGCATTGTTCAAAGGACCTGACGATTTTTGCTG GGAAACTGCTCAATGCATTGCTGTCTGGTTTAAGTGATCGCAGTCCTTCTGTAAGGAGATCTTACGCTTCTGCTATTGGACATTTGGTCAAG gttGCAAAGGATAGCAGTGTGGAGAAACTTATCGATAAAATAGGGAACTGGTACTTCGAAAAGGAAG ACGAGGGTCTGCGGTTGGCCTGCGGTCTTACGCTGCAAGCAATATCACGGTATTCATCTGATGTTATGAAGCGCCACGCAGCCAAGGCCTTGCCAGCGGTCTTTTTCGCgatgaatgaaaagaaaaacaaacaag CAAGCGGGGATTCAATCTGGGATGAAATTTGGTTGGAGAACACCCCAG GAACCGAGGCAGGCATCCGTCTCTATCTGGAAGAAATTGTTTCGATCACGTGCAATGCTCTGACGTCTAAATCATGGACAACAAAAGCCCAAGCAGCTGCCACAATATCGATTATAGCTAAGAAACTTG GTTATTCTTTATCGCAGCCGTATCTCGATCagttgctttgtgctttggtCAGTGGATTGGCTGGTCGAACATGGACAGGGAAA gaaGCCTTGTTATCTGCTTTGTCTTGCGTATGCGTAAATTGCAG gaAGTCTATTGAGGAGTCAACGCTTGTTGAGATCGATATCGAGAAG ATCCTTGACGCAACATTTAAGGAGTGCAGGAAGGAAAATCCTACCTACAAGATGGCAGCACTAAAGTGCTTCGGGGAAATCGTTCAAGATTATTCTATCGACAGGTTTCAACAAATATCTGAACTTCTCTTTCCAATCATTGCCCCT GAGCCaaaggaggaagaagaagaggaaaacgAACCCGAGGACgaggaagaaaaacaacagttaGTCAATCAGGAATTCTTGGTTGCTGCGTTTGATTGCCTGGGCCAGTCGTGGCCGAAAAATGTTGCAAATACACAAG ATAATCATGCTGTGCGTTTTTGCTTAATACTCAAATCTGCACTCTCGGTGAACACTTGGAAGGTCCAAATTGTGGTATTAGCAGCCATTAAGTCGTTCGTCGAAAG AATGGACTGGACTACTGGAGTTCTGGATGACGAAGGACTGGAAAGAAACCATAGAATAGACATGCTTCGAAAGCTTTTGGCGGAGTTCATTCCACCTGTTTGTGAAAGTTTAG aAGTTAAGAAATACGCTGCAGTGCGTCTTGGAGCAGTTGAGGTTTTAGAGGCTGTTCATTCAGCTCTGCAAG GAAACCCCTGTCGCTTCTTATTGCTGTCAGACGATTTGAAGGAACACGTTCTAGACAGTTTGAAATACATTTACAGTGACAAGGAACCGAAAATAAGGGACAAAGCTACCGAACTAAAAAGGAAGCTGCTATCTAATGGTTCTTAA
- the LOC141865367 gene encoding mucolipin-3-like isoform X1: MISGHRKMTSPVESPKNESANHYRERSAVRDSFLSNLGTVVEENHLSKSNNSDLSNEDSPLEQASCEQSETPTLNPIQEITSAPCPREVMKARIQYHFMNPLKKFRARRRKPWKLLLQIVKIVLVTVQICLFGFDRFSLVTFLENNQLALKHLFLKDYKNGQQGVEVYTRSQLYNYLHYAHEQYYQIRDVALGSYGYTKMVNGSEPPPMILCYSYYAAGGIENNTYIFNPRVQQDCIDLKPTFHHEHMTIKNDTFNLGRLRDVQMIFSLKTINLKDVKAWDRPNCYKFDVQIFFDNLKHDGRMPVQLLMNNNLSECKKGEIKGSSQLTTDIIKETLVVFDAIVIFICTVSLFLCGRSVYRSLKLAMKAAKFFKEDPLLEDFTFWDYREFVSLWFLLLMISDCLTIIGSVYKVAIDQRDSDYFNVCSLFLGIAVLLVWIGLLRFLSYFKNYNILLVTLKLATPSILRFFVCASLLFAGFMFCGWVVLGPFHRKFRTLTVTAECLYSMINGDDLFNTYVELTPRTPILTWIFSKVYLYTFISLFIYVVLSLFIGIIGDTYERIRDLRHLPESKIKKFIHEPANHGRSVQHRDSVQQTAPIVSETLATAQTRGVNGKHGTNLSTSSQDPFMNMISVESTGAE, encoded by the exons ATGATAAGCGGCCACAGAAAAATGACTTCTCCTGTCGAATCTCCGAAGAATGAGAGTGCTAACCATTACAGGGAACGATCTGCAGTACGTGATTCATTTTTGAGCAATCTCGGAACTGTTGTTGAGGAAAATCATTTGAGCAAGAGCAACAACTCGGATCTCTCAAATGAAGATTCGCCTTTGGAACAAGCATCCTGCGAACAAAGTGAGACACCGACATTGAACCCCATACAGGAAATAACGTCAGCACCATGTCCACGAGAAGTTATGAAGGCAAGAATTCAATACCACTTCATGAACCCATTAAAGAAATTTCGAGCTAGACGGAGAAAACCATGGAAGCTGTTACTTCAGATTGTAAAAATTGTACTTGTCACTGTTCAG ATTTGTCTTTTTGGATTTGATCGATTTTCATTAGTGACATTCCTGGAAAACAATCAATTAGCTCTCAAACACCTGTTCCTCAAAGACTACAAAAATGGCCAACAAGGAGTGGAAGTGTACACAAGGTCACAGCTGTACAACTATTTACATTATGCTCATGAACAG TATTATCAGATCAGAGACGTGGCCCTTGGTTCGTATGGTTACACAAAAATGGTGAATGGTTCTGAGCCACCTCCAATGATCCTGTGTTACAGCTACTATGCTGCAGGAGGAATAGAAAATAACACCTACATCTTTAATCCTCGTGTCCAGCAAG ATTGCATCGATTTGAAGCCCACCTTTCACCATGAACACatgacaataaaaaatgacacCTTTAATCTGGGAAG GCTTCGTGATGTGCAGATGATATTCTCTCTGAAAACAATTAACTTAAAAGATGTCAAGGCCTGGGATAGGCCCAACTGCTATAAATTTGATGTTCAG attttctttgacaatttGAAACATGATGGGAGGATGCCTGTGCAGCTTTTAATGAACAACAATTTGTCAGAGTGCAAAAAAGGAGAGATAAAGGGATCAAGTCAATTAA CAACAGACATCATAAAAGAAACATTGGTTGTTTTTGATGCAATTGTCATCTTCATTTgcactgtttctttgtttctatGTGGAAGATCAGTTTACAGATCACTGAAATTGGCCATG aaAGCAGCAAAGTTTTTCAAGGAAGATCCATTATTAGAGGACTTTACTTTCTGGGATTATCGGGAGTTTGTCAGCTTATGGTTTCTTCTCTTAATGATAAGTGACTGCCTAACTATCATTGGCTCAGTATATAAAGTGGCCATTGATCAAAGG gataGCGATTACTTCAATGTATGTAGCCTTTTTCTGGGAATAGCTGTTCTCCTTGTTTGGATTGGTCTTCTCAGATTCCTGTCATATTTCAAGAATTATAAT ATACTGCTGGTCACACTGAAACTAGCCACTCCAAGTATACTTAGGTTCTTTGTTTGCGCATCTCTGCTGTTTGCAGGATTTATGTTTTGTGGATGGGTTGTTCTCGGGCCTTTTCACCGCAAG TTCAGGACATTAACTGTCACTGCAGAATGCCTTTACTCGATGATCAATGGAGATGACTTGTTTAACACATACGTTGAATTGACACCCAGGACCCCAATTCTGACATGGATCTTCAGCAAAGTTTATCTCTACACCTTTATCTCACTGTTCATATACGTTGTACTCAGTTTGTTCATCGGTATAATTGGAGATACATATGAAAGAATAAGG GACTTACGCCATCTCCCAGAATCAAAGATAAAGAAATTTATACATGAACCTGCAAATCATGGCAGATCGGTCCAGCATAGAGATTCTGTGCAGCAGACAGCACCGATCGTTTCAGAGACCCTTGCCACAGCACAGACCAGAGGAGTGAATGGAAAACATGG GACAAATCTCTCCACTTCCTCTCAAGATCCATTTATGAACATGATATCGGTAGAATCTACAGGGGCAGAGTGA